The following coding sequences lie in one Erwinia amylovora genomic window:
- a CDS encoding sugar ABC transporter substrate-binding protein, with product MKKFALSLLALSLLTASPAFAAVPAAIANHSGPVRIAVIRNLGSDDNTTQFVAGAVQEGRKLGFKVSTFLSNGDDARFQDFVNQAISQKYDGIILSHGKDPYSTALVKRISDTGIKVSVFDTPVNQPIAGVTVTAQDDASLAQLSLNQLVKDSNGKANIVKLWVAGFPAMERRQVVYEQMLKANPGIHQLESIGAVSSDVQGDTANKIGAILAKYPKGSINAIWGSWDAFAQGAYKALQENGRTEIKLYSIDVSNQDLQLMHERNSPWKQTAAVDSKLIGATNMRLVANKIGGEATPASFQFKAAAISQVDLAAQSGAVSVATLSKIIPGWGASDDFVAPWFADLEAQYAKK from the coding sequence ATGAAAAAATTCGCTTTATCTCTGCTGGCCTTGAGCCTGCTCACCGCTTCACCGGCCTTCGCGGCCGTACCTGCGGCAATCGCTAACCACTCAGGCCCGGTGCGTATTGCGGTGATCCGTAACCTCGGTTCCGACGACAACACCACCCAGTTTGTCGCCGGAGCCGTTCAGGAAGGCCGCAAGCTGGGCTTCAAGGTCAGCACGTTCCTGAGCAACGGAGACGATGCCCGCTTCCAGGACTTTGTGAATCAGGCCATTAGTCAGAAGTACGACGGTATTATTCTGTCACATGGCAAAGACCCTTATTCAACCGCACTGGTGAAACGCATTTCTGATACCGGGATCAAAGTGTCGGTGTTTGATACACCCGTCAACCAGCCGATTGCTGGCGTGACGGTGACGGCGCAGGATGATGCTTCGCTGGCACAGCTCTCCCTTAACCAACTGGTGAAAGATAGCAACGGTAAGGCGAATATAGTCAAACTGTGGGTTGCGGGCTTCCCGGCTATGGAGCGGCGTCAGGTCGTTTATGAGCAGATGCTGAAAGCGAATCCGGGCATTCACCAACTGGAGTCAATTGGTGCGGTTTCATCTGACGTGCAGGGCGACACGGCCAATAAGATAGGCGCTATTCTGGCGAAGTATCCTAAAGGCAGTATTAATGCAATTTGGGGATCGTGGGATGCGTTCGCCCAAGGAGCTTATAAAGCTCTGCAAGAGAACGGGCGTACCGAGATTAAACTTTACAGCATTGATGTTTCCAATCAGGATTTGCAGCTGATGCACGAGAGAAACAGTCCGTGGAAGCAGACGGCAGCGGTAGACAGTAAGCTGATTGGTGCGACAAATATGCGGCTTGTTGCCAATAAAATTGGCGGCGAGGCAACGCCGGCCAGCTTTCAGTTTAAAGCTGCGGCTATCTCACAGGTCGATCTGGCTGCCCAAAGTGGGGCAGTTAGCGTTGCCACTCTGAGTAAAATCATTCCGGGCTGGGGGGCATCGGACGACTTTGTGGCCCCGTGGTTTGCCGACCTTGAAGCGCAGTACGCGAAAAAGTAG
- a CDS encoding winged helix-turn-helix domain-containing protein, which yields MTKKLIWLVEKMNYIINHNLCFDSLNGLLKLTDNSDSTLQLSRPGTRLLTELIIHAGEIMTREDLIKKVWEDHDLTPSGSNLSNHISLLRKAFSQLAVTEIMITTIPKVGFRLDAVVSVEKSIHRQSGFIITNLKALLAPLNKKKKL from the coding sequence ATGACAAAAAAACTTATTTGGCTGGTGGAAAAAATGAACTACATTATTAATCATAACCTCTGTTTTGATTCATTAAATGGGTTACTGAAACTGACTGATAACAGTGACTCAACGTTACAGCTATCCAGGCCTGGAACAAGATTATTGACTGAATTAATTATTCACGCTGGTGAAATAATGACGCGCGAGGATTTGATAAAAAAAGTGTGGGAAGATCACGATCTCACCCCTTCTGGCAGCAACTTAAGCAACCATATCAGCCTGCTGAGAAAAGCATTCTCACAGCTGGCGGTGACAGAAATAATGATTACCACCATCCCTAAAGTCGGCTTTCGACTTGACGCCGTGGTCAGTGTGGAAAAATCCATCCATCGTCAATCAGGCTTTATTATTACCAACCTGAAAGCCTTGTTAGCCCCATTGAATAAGAAAAAAAAACTTTAG